ACATGGCAATCCACGTCATCACAGTCGAAGCCTTTCTGCATAGCAGGTGGCATAAGAAGTAATCCTTCTGCCATATTGGCAAGGTGGCCCGGGACGTTAAACATGGCCTCCTCGTCGACAAAGACAGCCGTCGGTTCTGGAGGGCTGTGGAGAATCGGGATGTTAGTAGACGACATGGATTCGGAAGGACGGAACGCCTCAGCGGCTGCGATCGCTGCCGTCTGTATGTCCTTTGCTGAGGATGACTGGGCGCGAGGAAGGGCCCACATGGAGTCAGGGAAATTGAGCGGGACTGAGTCCCCACGGAGGGCGAGGGCTGCCACATCATAGGCTCTTGCGGCCATCTTCGGACAAGGGAATGTGCCGAGCCATATCCGCGACTTAGTGTGGGGGTCGCGAACCTCGCACACCCACTTGTCTCCATTTCTTTGACGGACGCCACGGTAGACAGGGTGGCGCGTCTCACGGAATTTCTTCCGGCCTGCTTTGCGCTTGTGGGTTGTGGCGGGAGATGGCATGTGTGAGGAAGAGCTACCACTGGAGCGCACAAGCGAGGGAGGGAGGTCGTTCGAATTAGAAGACGACTCGTTTTCAACGTCCATTGGTagtaatgaaaaaagaaaaaagaaaagaaatgaagaggAAACTGAAGGAGTACGTTGTTCGCAGGAAGATGATCGGAAAGATTATTTAAGCGCTCGAAAACACGTGAGGAACCCATGCTTCCATCTTTGGGCACGAGAAAAATTCGGCTTAAAAGAGCACGTGAGAGGGGGACAGGAGAGGTCGGTTGTGGGGACCAGATGTGGGAGCCTGGTCACTCAGATACTAATCATGAGGGCGGAAAGGAGATGGCCACGTGTCGATTTTGTGATGATTTTGCGCTGTGTGGAATGACAGGAGATTGCAAGAGAAACGTGGACGGTTTCCGAACCGATAATCAATTTACGGCCTTCCTTGATTTGGCCATATCACCAAAAAAGTCACACCAACGGGCCAATTCTAATGCTTGGATTGAACATGTTTTTTAGGTAAGGAATGGACGGCAGGAAAAGCTCTGGTTGACTTCTTTGTAACAATCTTATCTCTTTCTCTAAAAGTCCCGCAGCGCAGTGGTCGGGATTTCCAGAGTAGTCTGCTTGCATGTAATCCCGTGTCCCACATAGCCGTGTAATCCAATTCTCTGTACGGCCCACAGCCATGCCGTGCAACATCCACCCCGTCTGTTGGTTTTGCCGAATTATTTTAAGAATGTGtaacaaaaatgaaacagatctaacCTCAAGTGAGACACATAatagaaatagtggagattgaaccttcctgggccacagaagtttctgaATAgaatgatatttctgttttccgtATATCCCGATGAAAATCACCCTGTGAAAggattgaatggcatataaaaatcacagtggccctGCCAAGGTTTCAGTCATATGTGGATGGGAATTACAGCGAAGCGGATTGTCTGGTGTACCacgcatcagctatatagctggtgtattgacgacggcatgttctgtgggtcccatcatgagatatgcaTTATATTCAAACTGTTCAGCCATTTTTCGAGCTTATCAtaaggcttgatatgaaaaataaaacacatctaaccatcaagtggaccacactgaaaaaagcagtggggaattgaacatctgccattgaaaatttcctagggttaaatgaagttttggatcaatataaaatttgtttttcctctccatccaggtctttgtgatgttatgaacatattggatggaaaataaacgttatggtgggccctatgaaatttgTAATGGAGAAAATCATTATCCCggatgctatttgtggtgtggtccggttgatttttggatatgagtCATGTTTTTGAGTAGTACTGtagaatgatcttaaaaaatgaataCCATTATCTCggatgctatttgtggtgtggtccggttgatctttggatataattcatttttcaaatattactgtaaaatgatcttgaaaaatgaatgaaaggcGTGAGTGTAACAAATATATCATTGGGGCCCAtgtgactttgatctcctttggatatgattcattttttaaatgttactggaaaatgatcttgaaaaatgaatgaaaggcGTGAGTGGAACAAATATATCATTGgggcacatgtaactttgatctccgttcgtacaactcggagctggagaagcgtctagctggtgtgtggtacaccagccaatccgcttccgaattaCAGGGAGCACCAGTTACCATAAGTTCTTGGGAATCAGTGTATGAGTAGTCTAGTTTTCAATTCCTAAGGGTGTAAACCTcggagtaaaataaaataaattcatgtCGCCCACGTGATATCACGCCATGTTATAATGTGAAAACGATCATGGTCGAAACCCCTTGAGACTTGTTGACGCAGTTACCGGCTCACCCCTTTAACACTCGAGCACCTGTACAGGAAGAGGACAAAGAAACCTTGACTAGTTCAGAGGATCCTTTGATGTCTAAATCAAGCTTGGAATCTGGGTTTAATAATAAGGGTTTAGGGGTGAGATCtggttgtgtgtacctttcactgtCGGTAGGTCCTCTATAGAGGTAGTGTAATCCTGTAGTGTCAAGATCTTTCCCTTAAGTGGATTGATCGTTATCTTAGAAGATTTCAAGATCTTCGGTCTCCTAGTTTTCCGGAATCGGAGTTTATTCTCTAAGGATCTCGGAAAGAGATCTTGATATTAAACCATCTTCTTGGCTCAGCTTTGGTCTCGTAGACGAAAACTTGGCTGACCGTCGGCTTGGACAATCTGTTGATCGATGGCGGATTGTGAATGTTGATCCTCAATCAGTGTGGGTATGATCGACCCATAATCAACCTACTACTGGCTGAAGGTCGACCCATG
This region of Magnolia sinica isolate HGM2019 chromosome 1, MsV1, whole genome shotgun sequence genomic DNA includes:
- the LOC131251316 gene encoding dehydration-responsive element-binding protein 1F-like — encoded protein: MDVENESSSNSNDLPPSLVRSSGSSSSHMPSPATTHKRKAGRKKFRETRHPVYRGVRQRNGDKWVCEVRDPHTKSRIWLGTFPCPKMAARAYDVAALALRGDSVPLNFPDSMWALPRAQSSSAKDIQTAAIAAAEAFRPSESMSSTNIPILHSPPEPTAVFVDEEAMFNVPGHLANMAEGLLLMPPAMQKGFDCDDVDCHVDLSLWSD